A stretch of Longibacter salinarum DNA encodes these proteins:
- a CDS encoding flavin reductase family protein, which produces MTDPVDATAFRLTMRRLPSPVVVVTVSHGEEIRGITIGSFTSVSLDPALISFNVTKTAESHRLLTEADHFAVHIIGEGQVHLANHFAKPHLTGAEQFENVPHKINEFGTPIIEDVTSVLNCTRHSVLPAADHSLFLGHVVGLHDGVDNGAVLYYQSSYRSVGSELTSSLLPPVNSSASGSS; this is translated from the coding sequence ATGACTGACCCGGTCGATGCAACGGCCTTTCGTTTGACGATGCGGCGGCTTCCTTCTCCTGTTGTCGTCGTGACTGTGAGCCATGGTGAAGAAATACGAGGTATCACCATTGGCTCGTTCACGAGCGTATCGCTTGATCCGGCGTTGATTTCATTCAACGTGACGAAGACGGCGGAATCGCACCGACTGCTGACGGAGGCAGACCATTTTGCCGTCCACATCATCGGGGAAGGACAGGTGCACCTTGCGAATCATTTCGCAAAGCCTCATTTGACTGGCGCGGAGCAATTTGAGAACGTACCGCACAAGATTAACGAGTTTGGGACGCCGATCATTGAGGACGTGACGAGCGTCCTGAACTGTACTCGACATTCCGTCTTGCCGGCAGCGGACCACAGCCTGTTTCTCGGTCACGTCGTTGGCCTGCACGACGGCGTGGATAATGGCGCCGTGCTGTACTACCAATCGAGCTACCGATCCGTTGGTAGCGAGCTTACGTCCAGTTTGTTGCCCCCCGTAAACTCGTCTGCGAGCGGATCGTCGTGA
- a CDS encoding PID-CTERM protein-sorting domain-containing protein — MRNLISAFLCILALAGVASAPTAGQTADGGYAPQYEPAQQRPSGGATNLPPWAEPAAPKSQRHATSGMERVNDPNAPVLEPPGERTVPVDGGLGFLVVAGGVYALARLRKSDDVQSE, encoded by the coding sequence ATGAGAAACCTTATTTCTGCCTTTCTCTGTATCCTCGCGCTTGCGGGCGTGGCTTCGGCGCCCACGGCGGGGCAGACAGCCGACGGTGGATATGCGCCGCAGTACGAACCTGCGCAACAAAGGCCATCGGGTGGAGCGACGAACCTACCGCCCTGGGCGGAGCCGGCAGCGCCTAAGTCCCAGCGGCACGCTACGTCTGGAATGGAAAGAGTGAACGACCCAAACGCACCTGTTTTAGAGCCGCCAGGTGAGCGGACCGTCCCGGTCGATGGTGGACTCGGGTTTCTCGTAGTCGCTGGTGGTGTATATGCTCTGGCTCGGCTACGTAAGTCAGATGATGTTCAAAGCGAATAA
- a CDS encoding Calx-beta domain-containing protein, which yields MYNINSLTGRSVYQQLPILIAVILLVALPSTPAVAQTGPGGVGNSGDNVLWLRADRGIADADGTTLTDWADQSGNANAPTSINGDPTYREGVLNGLPVVEFDGDDVLNMVSGLDGLSNSDNTIITVSRRTGAIEGQEQFLWNQGERVLGYEVKAGPNYFNFLSASGSRGQGGPNGTTRATSSASGATSFNVISSMVDTGSGEVDLVINGSVNTGGGGSVGVTGASIGNGLIGDVAEVIVFNRSLNAAELRSVYTYLAEKYSITIDTDLFTDATYRFDLAGIGAAGDVIGVAALGDHLAAQSSDLRVSSSSFGSGRFAFIGHDGKTPAFSNQERPNGDGSVQKTLREWRVDLTNTSTASLTISGDLSGSLGSYDDFAVFIDRDGDFSNGAAFYDLDENTTTGLYESDPITINDGDYIALARIQRTISFAESDNSGFEGDSGSTAPTIPLKLNYPNRTPLTVDVRVTSGANGPIQGADYETCCASTSPLTVPGGVTTFNLNDPSVAPSAPEPVAVVGDATEENNTEFVTVDLLNLSTSGDFLRAGDVSSFNYGIIDDDGTLPRATVSMGASSIIENGGAASATVSLSEAAAGGETIYYEFSGEATPGEDFDPSSPDGSVTFSSGENDKTINITALDDALYEGTEEVVITLVAAENGATLYGSGGTLPSAFVSITDDETAPTVEFAASSFIGTEGENATVTVQLSDVVGTNVSVEFDLPPDPGNDFSPITTSPVTIPAGQTTASILIAVNDDATVEFNETVTLTLSNPSGATVGAQSRADLRLIDNDRIGPHGPGGVGDRDNLAVWLDASSLNLANGDPVDTWSDRSGNSNDAVGEGASPTFTASTSVFDTRPSVSFRGAQYLAVPSLTNIAASENTLFAAASTTADADQTILSVLFTDGDPGNQIQVREVGYDDQGGGVSVFSTQAGNEVQIGGESTGDLQIFDSKFSGGLVDFRVNVGGIDNTSSGPISGTNAIIGARIEEATGGGGGNGNGNGNGNRKSGNPNTVDLTRTQFLDGELGDLIAYRASLNEAQRTIVSNYLTAKYALGNVDEYTGDTDYGYGGDVLGVGFVDANNDGPDPEEVHAGAELGGIRLDDIGGLDTSGDFLFAGHGTPDTENFVATSDLETYGSLTLVSRMQRAWYIDRNDDGGSAITVDVTFNLSDAGLGSDPAQDIGLPSNYVLISCSDDPNDNNGCSTNWIEEATAAGVEGDAITFADVKLQDGRFYTIGSSDRAVSPLLTLSLVIEGSVGNEGNAVTGTKGGDAGWRMIGAPLETESGGSITAGDLKSDSDPALIEFNLPSAMFYTWDESSQSFSTGSPATPLVNGRGAMLYLFDDLGTDDADPIDPSLVIQPTKGEPTGQSEVTVGIDDPLPTGPVGTTHFLANPYPYNFDISTMTAGGNAFTNSFQADVQAWDPYSSGTDANGNTGSYTLLSTTTSTVIGAWQGFFVDRNGSGVDQSVTFPLSGRVFGDTKPILGASKHSASSPPKRIELRLIAQETDGNVVAYDKAAWIRFTDRSSTDWDVFDAAKYTPLASRYVTLAPLGRLHDGSVGPKAVESLPIPDDPVTVDLQVLSQGVSARLDIHVAATQNIPDSWIIELIDTKGTADTSDDGVKRLDRPDARWKMNEAATSPELTFSTDKSLSSTTGASVEALHLRLSNNDRQSTPEIVPLSETVDTSPVASKASLDTSRVPAYRLRITPKDAPAPVEIASFTGHQTEENIVLEWSTKSEVKDTGFEVQVKPDGASSFRSVGFVNGQTAKSEGSAYAFTVEEELAYGEHSFRLRQVNVDGSTSYSKTIPVEKTLDRAYKLSKTAPNPVTARATMDLTVRSKQNVRITMFDLLGRRVATVHDGPLEPNRTKSMTIDASQLSSGVYFIRVTGDSFSETRRMTVVR from the coding sequence ATGTACAACATCAATTCTCTAACCGGCCGGTCGGTATATCAGCAGTTACCGATTTTGATTGCCGTGATTTTGCTCGTTGCATTGCCATCCACGCCTGCGGTTGCACAGACGGGGCCGGGAGGCGTTGGAAATAGTGGAGACAATGTTCTGTGGCTTCGGGCCGACCGGGGGATTGCAGATGCCGATGGTACGACGCTCACTGACTGGGCAGATCAATCTGGGAATGCAAACGCTCCCACGTCGATCAACGGAGACCCTACCTATCGGGAAGGGGTTCTCAACGGGCTCCCCGTCGTTGAATTCGACGGCGATGACGTCCTAAACATGGTATCAGGGCTTGACGGGCTGTCCAATAGTGATAATACAATAATCACTGTATCGCGCCGTACGGGTGCCATCGAAGGGCAGGAGCAATTTCTATGGAATCAGGGCGAACGAGTCTTGGGCTACGAGGTCAAGGCCGGGCCAAACTACTTCAATTTTCTCTCTGCCAGTGGGAGTAGGGGACAGGGAGGTCCAAATGGTACGACCCGGGCGACATCGAGTGCGTCCGGAGCAACGTCGTTTAACGTCATCTCGTCGATGGTTGACACCGGTTCCGGTGAAGTAGATCTCGTCATCAACGGGTCCGTCAACACCGGTGGAGGAGGATCTGTCGGTGTGACCGGCGCTTCGATTGGAAATGGACTGATCGGCGACGTTGCAGAGGTGATCGTGTTTAATCGAAGTCTCAATGCGGCGGAGCTCCGATCGGTTTACACATATCTCGCTGAAAAGTACAGTATCACGATTGATACGGACCTATTCACAGATGCGACGTATCGATTTGATCTCGCGGGGATTGGGGCTGCAGGTGACGTCATTGGCGTGGCTGCCCTCGGCGACCACTTAGCTGCACAGTCTTCCGACCTTCGTGTCAGCTCATCATCGTTCGGTAGCGGCCGATTTGCATTCATTGGTCACGATGGCAAAACGCCAGCGTTTTCCAATCAAGAACGTCCGAATGGGGATGGTAGCGTTCAAAAGACGTTGCGCGAGTGGCGAGTCGACCTTACAAACACGTCGACGGCATCTCTCACGATTTCGGGTGATCTGTCTGGCTCACTGGGAAGCTACGACGACTTTGCGGTTTTCATCGACCGGGATGGTGATTTCAGCAACGGAGCAGCGTTTTACGATCTTGATGAGAACACCACAACCGGGTTATATGAAAGTGATCCCATTACGATCAATGATGGCGATTACATAGCGCTCGCTAGAATTCAGCGTACGATTTCATTCGCGGAGTCGGATAACAGCGGTTTCGAAGGCGATTCAGGTAGTACAGCGCCAACCATTCCCCTCAAACTAAATTATCCGAACCGCACGCCCCTGACCGTGGATGTGCGGGTAACAAGTGGGGCAAACGGGCCTATCCAGGGGGCCGACTACGAAACCTGCTGTGCGAGTACATCCCCGCTTACCGTTCCCGGAGGCGTGACGACGTTTAATTTAAATGACCCGAGTGTGGCTCCTAGCGCTCCAGAGCCTGTCGCTGTTGTTGGTGACGCGACAGAAGAGAATAACACGGAGTTCGTAACGGTGGATCTCTTGAATCTCTCGACCTCTGGCGATTTTCTGCGAGCAGGAGACGTCTCAAGTTTCAACTACGGCATCATTGACGATGACGGCACCCTACCGAGGGCGACCGTCTCTATGGGAGCGTCGTCTATTATTGAAAATGGCGGTGCAGCTTCGGCAACTGTTTCACTGAGTGAAGCAGCTGCAGGAGGGGAAACGATCTATTACGAGTTTTCTGGCGAAGCCACACCGGGAGAGGATTTTGATCCGTCGAGCCCTGATGGAAGTGTGACTTTTTCATCGGGCGAAAATGACAAGACGATCAATATCACCGCTCTTGATGATGCTCTTTACGAAGGTACCGAAGAGGTCGTTATCACTCTTGTGGCGGCTGAAAACGGTGCGACACTTTACGGTAGTGGTGGTACGCTTCCGTCTGCATTTGTAAGCATCACTGATGACGAGACGGCTCCGACGGTTGAGTTTGCCGCAAGCTCATTTATCGGGACGGAGGGGGAGAATGCAACGGTTACAGTCCAGTTGAGCGATGTGGTTGGCACGAACGTGTCTGTCGAATTTGATCTACCACCCGACCCCGGCAACGATTTCTCTCCGATTACAACGTCTCCGGTAACGATTCCCGCGGGCCAGACGACCGCGTCGATCCTGATTGCTGTAAACGACGATGCGACCGTGGAATTCAATGAGACCGTTACCCTAACGCTCTCCAATCCATCCGGGGCAACGGTTGGGGCGCAATCGAGGGCGGACTTGCGGCTGATTGATAATGACCGCATCGGTCCTCACGGGCCTGGTGGTGTGGGAGACCGTGACAATCTTGCGGTTTGGCTTGATGCATCCAGTCTGAATCTTGCAAACGGTGATCCGGTCGACACCTGGTCGGATCGGTCTGGCAACTCGAACGATGCGGTCGGAGAAGGCGCATCACCTACATTCACCGCCTCGACATCTGTCTTCGATACCCGCCCGTCTGTTTCGTTTCGCGGAGCGCAATACTTGGCTGTACCATCGCTGACGAACATAGCGGCCAGCGAGAACACTCTTTTCGCTGCTGCATCGACAACAGCAGATGCCGATCAGACCATTCTGTCGGTGCTATTTACGGATGGAGATCCAGGTAACCAGATTCAGGTACGTGAAGTGGGGTATGACGACCAAGGTGGTGGCGTATCGGTGTTTTCGACGCAAGCCGGAAATGAGGTCCAGATCGGCGGTGAGTCCACCGGGGATCTACAGATATTCGATTCTAAATTTTCTGGGGGGCTTGTCGACTTCCGCGTCAACGTCGGAGGGATTGACAATACTTCTTCTGGTCCAATATCTGGAACGAATGCCATTATCGGTGCCCGAATCGAGGAGGCTACAGGCGGTGGAGGCGGGAACGGGAATGGAAATGGCAACGGAAACCGCAAAAGCGGCAACCCGAATACCGTCGACCTCACAAGGACCCAGTTTTTAGATGGTGAGCTGGGTGACTTGATTGCGTACCGTGCCTCATTGAACGAGGCTCAGCGTACCATTGTCTCAAACTATCTTACTGCCAAGTATGCTTTAGGCAACGTCGACGAGTACACCGGCGACACGGACTATGGCTACGGTGGCGATGTCCTGGGTGTTGGCTTCGTCGACGCAAACAACGATGGTCCCGACCCGGAAGAGGTGCATGCCGGTGCAGAACTGGGCGGTATTCGCTTAGATGATATTGGTGGCCTCGACACGAGCGGTGACTTCCTCTTCGCAGGTCACGGAACCCCGGATACGGAAAATTTCGTTGCTACGTCCGATTTGGAGACATATGGCAGCTTAACCCTCGTCAGCCGCATGCAGAGGGCATGGTATATCGATCGGAACGACGACGGCGGTTCGGCAATCACGGTAGATGTAACCTTCAATCTGAGTGATGCTGGTCTTGGATCCGATCCGGCCCAGGACATCGGGCTTCCCTCCAATTACGTATTGATTTCTTGCAGTGACGACCCGAACGACAATAATGGGTGCAGTACGAACTGGATTGAAGAAGCGACTGCTGCTGGCGTTGAAGGTGATGCCATCACGTTTGCGGACGTTAAACTGCAAGACGGAAGGTTCTATACGATCGGCTCGTCGGACCGTGCGGTCAGCCCGCTCTTGACGCTTTCTCTGGTGATCGAAGGTTCGGTTGGTAATGAAGGTAATGCAGTAACAGGTACGAAAGGAGGGGACGCCGGGTGGCGCATGATTGGCGCGCCGCTTGAAACGGAGTCTGGGGGATCAATAACTGCAGGTGATCTCAAGAGTGACTCGGATCCTGCATTGATCGAGTTCAACCTGCCGTCTGCCATGTTTTACACATGGGATGAGTCGTCTCAGTCTTTCAGCACCGGCTCTCCCGCTACCCCACTGGTGAACGGTCGAGGTGCGATGCTGTACTTGTTCGATGATCTCGGTACGGATGATGCGGATCCGATTGATCCATCTCTCGTCATTCAGCCCACGAAGGGTGAACCAACAGGTCAAAGTGAGGTCACGGTTGGAATCGATGACCCTCTACCAACGGGGCCCGTGGGTACAACACATTTTTTAGCCAATCCGTATCCCTACAACTTCGATATCAGCACAATGACTGCAGGGGGCAATGCCTTCACGAACTCGTTCCAGGCGGATGTTCAAGCCTGGGATCCCTACAGTAGTGGAACAGATGCCAACGGAAACACTGGCTCGTATACATTGCTCTCGACCACAACCAGCACTGTAATCGGAGCATGGCAGGGCTTTTTCGTTGACCGAAATGGCTCGGGTGTTGATCAATCGGTTACGTTTCCACTTTCAGGTCGCGTCTTCGGCGACACGAAACCGATTTTAGGTGCGTCAAAGCATTCTGCATCTTCACCGCCAAAACGTATCGAGTTGAGGCTTATCGCGCAGGAGACCGATGGAAACGTGGTTGCCTACGATAAGGCGGCTTGGATCCGATTTACGGACCGATCCTCGACTGATTGGGACGTGTTTGATGCGGCTAAGTATACACCGTTGGCTAGCCGGTACGTGACACTTGCCCCGCTGGGTAGGTTGCATGATGGATCCGTTGGGCCAAAGGCTGTCGAAAGTCTTCCGATCCCGGATGACCCTGTTACGGTCGATCTACAGGTCCTTTCGCAAGGCGTAAGTGCTCGTCTCGATATTCACGTTGCAGCGACGCAGAACATACCGGACTCGTGGATTATCGAATTGATCGATACGAAAGGTACGGCCGATACGTCCGACGATGGCGTTAAGCGACTTGATCGACCCGATGCGAGGTGGAAGATGAACGAAGCCGCAACGTCACCCGAACTCACGTTCTCGACAGACAAGTCGCTATCTTCGACGACTGGCGCATCCGTGGAGGCGCTTCACCTTCGCCTGTCCAATAATGACCGGCAATCAACTCCAGAGATCGTCCCGCTGAGTGAAACGGTAGATACATCGCCTGTGGCATCTAAGGCATCGCTGGATACATCACGCGTCCCCGCTTACCGCCTCCGTATCACGCCGAAGGATGCGCCGGCTCCGGTCGAGATTGCGTCGTTCACGGGGCATCAGACCGAGGAAAACATCGTTCTCGAATGGAGCACGAAGTCTGAGGTGAAGGACACGGGCTTTGAGGTCCAGGTGAAGCCCGATGGTGCCTCCTCCTTCCGCTCCGTCGGGTTTGTGAATGGACAAACTGCCAAGTCCGAGGGCTCGGCATACGCCTTTACGGTCGAAGAAGAACTCGCCTATGGTGAGCACTCCTTCCGTCTTCGCCAGGTGAATGTCGACGGATCCACATCGTACTCGAAGACCATTCCGGTCGAGAAAACGTTGGATCGGGCGTACAAGCTGTCGAAGACGGCTCCGAACCCGGTCACAGCCAGAGCGACGATGGATTTGACCGTCCGGTCGAAGCAAAACGTCCGGATTACGATGTTCGACCTTCTCGGCCGCCGCGTCGCGACGGTCCACGACGGACCGCTGGAGCCCAATCGCACGAAGTCGATGACCATCGACGCATCCCAGCTGTCGAGTGGCGTCTACTTCATCCGCGTCACGGGTGACAGCTTCAGTGAGACCCGACGGATGACGGTGGTCCGTTAA
- a CDS encoding threo-3-hydroxy-L-aspartate ammonia-lyase — MTPSPPPSTLPVTYDDVLAAADRLRGVAHQTPVATSRTIDRRTDAQVFFKCENLQRIGAFKFRGAYNALSQLPADLKKRGVITYSSGNHAQAVALSGQLLGIETVIVMPDNAPRVKLEATQGYGAEIVTYDPEETVRESLGREIADERGLTLIPPYDHKDVVAGQGTVADELFQQVGSLDALLVCVGGGGLLSGCAIAAKHHDPDCQVIGVEPEAADDAARSFHSGTLHTVHNPDTVADGARTPHLGDVTFPLVRAHADDIVTVPDADIVRAMHFVWERMKLIIEPTGALAASALLNGTVPGDQRRIGVILSGGNVDLQRATELFNAYDVI; from the coding sequence ATGACTCCGTCGCCTCCCCCTTCAACATTGCCTGTTACGTATGACGATGTCTTGGCAGCGGCCGATCGGCTGAGAGGGGTGGCGCACCAAACACCTGTCGCGACGTCTCGCACGATCGATCGTAGAACGGACGCTCAGGTATTCTTCAAGTGCGAAAACCTGCAGCGCATCGGAGCCTTCAAATTTCGCGGCGCCTATAACGCCCTCTCCCAGCTGCCAGCTGACCTGAAGAAGCGTGGCGTTATCACGTACTCGTCCGGTAATCACGCACAGGCGGTCGCTCTGTCGGGACAGCTTCTCGGCATCGAGACGGTGATCGTCATGCCGGATAACGCTCCACGCGTAAAGCTGGAGGCGACACAAGGCTACGGAGCGGAAATCGTGACATACGACCCCGAGGAAACTGTTCGTGAGAGCCTCGGGCGGGAGATCGCCGACGAGCGAGGATTAACGCTCATTCCTCCCTACGACCACAAAGATGTGGTGGCCGGACAGGGAACGGTCGCAGATGAACTCTTCCAGCAGGTGGGCTCGCTGGATGCTCTCCTGGTCTGCGTCGGAGGCGGTGGCCTTCTCTCCGGCTGCGCAATCGCCGCAAAACATCATGACCCCGATTGCCAGGTGATCGGCGTCGAACCTGAAGCTGCGGATGATGCGGCTCGCTCCTTCCACTCCGGCACGCTCCACACGGTGCATAACCCGGACACCGTCGCTGACGGAGCACGCACCCCGCACCTGGGCGACGTCACCTTTCCTCTCGTCCGGGCTCATGCGGACGATATCGTCACCGTCCCCGATGCGGACATTGTCCGCGCCATGCACTTTGTATGGGAGCGGATGAAGCTGATTATCGAACCCACGGGCGCACTCGCCGCCTCCGCACTGCTTAATGGCACCGTCCCCGGTGACCAGCGACGGATCGGCGTCATCCTCAGCGGAGGAAACGTCGACCTTCAGCGGGCGACAGAGCTTTTCAACGCCTACGACGTCATCTAG
- a CDS encoding TIGR02757 family protein: protein MAAVPSQLADLKSYLDSLVDRYERPEFIPDDPISVPHAFDDPRDQEVIGLYAALLAWGRRETVLNKMEDLCERMDFRPYAFVRDFDAVRDRAALDGFVHRTFQPIDAFWFTKNLSAALARHETVEGIFADHLAPSADHAGPAIQGFSTTIMSMNDRTPQRLQKHLARPNAGSACKRLNMYLRWMVRPGPVDLGIWSRIQPEQLLLPLDVHAGRQARALGFVERKSNDWKAVRRLTSACRLLTPDDPARYDFAFFGVGAHDDPLADEFTGGNKLDVSSLPTDR, encoded by the coding sequence ATGGCCGCTGTGCCTTCCCAGCTCGCTGATCTGAAGTCTTACCTCGACTCGCTGGTCGACCGATACGAACGGCCCGAATTCATCCCAGACGATCCGATCTCCGTCCCGCATGCATTCGACGACCCTCGAGATCAGGAGGTGATTGGGCTCTACGCGGCGCTTCTCGCGTGGGGACGTCGAGAGACGGTTCTTAACAAGATGGAGGATCTCTGCGAACGGATGGACTTTCGCCCCTACGCCTTCGTCCGCGACTTCGATGCAGTACGAGACCGCGCCGCCCTCGATGGATTCGTCCATAGGACGTTTCAACCAATCGACGCCTTCTGGTTTACCAAAAACCTCAGTGCAGCCCTCGCTAGACATGAAACGGTCGAAGGCATTTTCGCGGACCACCTTGCTCCCTCGGCTGACCACGCCGGCCCCGCAATTCAGGGGTTCAGCACGACGATCATGAGCATGAATGACCGCACGCCGCAGCGCCTCCAGAAGCACCTGGCGCGACCAAACGCGGGAAGCGCATGCAAGCGCCTAAACATGTACCTCCGATGGATGGTGCGCCCCGGGCCAGTGGACCTGGGCATCTGGTCCCGAATTCAGCCTGAGCAACTTCTCTTGCCCCTCGACGTGCACGCCGGGCGGCAGGCCCGCGCCCTCGGGTTCGTCGAGCGGAAATCTAATGACTGGAAGGCCGTGCGCCGACTGACCTCGGCATGTCGCCTCCTCACTCCCGATGACCCGGCGCGCTACGACTTCGCTTTCTTCGGCGTCGGTGCTCACGACGATCCGCTCGCAGACGAGTTTACGGGGGGCAACAAACTGGACGTAAGCTCGCTACCAACGGATCGGTAG
- the dnaJ gene encoding molecular chaperone DnaJ, which yields MPEDYYDILGVAQDASEKEIKKAYRKKAMQYHPDRNPDDPEAEKKFKQAAEAYDVLSDQQKRQRYDRYGHAGLGQNGGASGFQDISDIFSAFNDIFGGRGGFGQRSRRTRGRPGSDLRITLPLTLEEIAEGVEKNIKVRKFIGCETCDGTGAEGGMDGENYIMCPKCDGTGEIRQVSQSVFGQFVNVQSCPECNGEGRIIENPCDDCGGEGRVEGEETISINVPPGVMEGNFLTLSDAGNAGLRGGLTGDLRIEIKEKEHQDFVRDGLDIYTDVYLSFSEAALGTEVEVPTLKGRARLQVDPGTQAGRILRMRERGIPDLNSNKRGDQMIRVHVWTPQQLNEEELRMLEELADHENFQPDPEPGPPEKSFFSRVRDVFS from the coding sequence GACATTCTCGGAGTTGCACAAGATGCCTCCGAGAAAGAGATCAAAAAGGCGTACCGCAAAAAGGCCATGCAATATCATCCGGATCGAAATCCGGATGACCCCGAGGCAGAAAAGAAGTTCAAACAGGCTGCGGAAGCGTACGACGTTCTCTCCGACCAGCAAAAGCGTCAGCGGTATGACCGCTACGGACACGCGGGGCTCGGCCAGAACGGCGGTGCCAGCGGATTCCAGGATATCAGCGACATCTTCAGCGCGTTCAACGACATCTTCGGTGGCCGCGGCGGGTTTGGTCAGCGGTCTCGTCGGACGCGAGGGCGTCCGGGGAGCGACCTTCGAATTACGCTTCCGCTGACGCTGGAAGAAATTGCCGAGGGCGTCGAGAAGAATATTAAGGTCCGCAAATTCATCGGCTGTGAGACCTGTGATGGAACGGGTGCCGAAGGGGGGATGGACGGAGAGAACTACATCATGTGCCCGAAATGCGACGGCACGGGAGAGATCCGTCAGGTCTCGCAGTCTGTCTTCGGACAGTTTGTGAATGTGCAGTCTTGCCCTGAGTGTAACGGGGAAGGGCGCATTATTGAGAATCCCTGCGACGATTGTGGTGGTGAAGGCCGGGTCGAAGGGGAGGAGACGATTTCGATTAACGTGCCTCCGGGGGTTATGGAGGGCAACTTCCTCACCCTGTCCGACGCCGGAAATGCGGGACTTCGCGGTGGCTTGACCGGTGACCTCCGGATCGAGATCAAGGAGAAAGAGCATCAGGACTTCGTTCGGGACGGCCTCGACATTTACACAGATGTATACCTCTCGTTTTCGGAGGCCGCGCTCGGGACGGAGGTCGAGGTGCCGACGCTGAAGGGTAGAGCGCGCCTGCAAGTGGATCCCGGAACGCAAGCGGGACGCATTCTTCGGATGCGAGAACGCGGAATTCCGGATCTCAACAGTAATAAGCGCGGTGACCAGATGATTCGCGTTCACGTCTGGACCCCGCAACAGCTCAACGAAGAAGAACTTAGAATGCTTGAAGAGCTTGCGGATCACGAAAACTTTCAGCCGGATCCGGAGCCCGGGCCGCCCGAGAAGTCGTTCTTCAGCCGCGTCCGCGACGTTTTCTCCTGA